The sequence CACGCGACCGCCGCCGCGCCGAGGACGAGCTTCTGCGACTCCACGTCGCCCGCCACGAGATCCGTCCGCACGAGGGCGCGCTGGATGAGGCCCGCGTAGTCGGGCAGGACGTGCGCCTGGAGGAGCACGAAGACCTCGTTGGGGTTGAGCAGCGCGAACGCCGCGGCCCAGTCCGGAAGGTCTCCCCGGAACAGGCGTTCCGGGTTTCCGGTCGCAAGAAGCAGCACGAAGAACAGGATGGGCCAGAGGACGCTGAAGAGGAACCACGTCGCGATGGCGCCGCCGATCGCCGTGGAGCGGCGCTTGAGGGCGCTCGAGAAGAGGATGGTGACCGCGACCCATGCCGAGGCCCAGAGGATCTGGAGCGCGAGGTACACCGCATAGTCGCCCCAGTTCGTCGTGGCCGACTGCGAGCCGACCCAGAGGCCGCCGAAGCCGAAGCCGACGAGGAGGGTCGTGGCGAGCACGGCCGAAAGGCCGAGGAACTTTCCGAGGAGGACGTCGAGGCGGGTCAGGGGCTGCGCGAAGAGGAGCGCGAGGCTTCCTGATTCCTGCTCGCCCGCGAACGTGGCGTAGGCCGCGACGAGCGCGAGGATCGGGATCATGAAACCCGTGAAGGTCTGCATCGTCGTGACCGTCGCCGGGAGGGACGCCGCGCCGGACTCGCCGCTCGTGATCGCGCGGCTGTAGTACGCGGTGATGACGATGAGGATGAGGAAGATGACGGAAAGGATCGCGACGTAGGCGTTCCTGAAGTTCTCCACGTACTCCTTCTTCGCGACCGCGAGGATGGGGTGCGACGTCACGCGATCCCCTCCCGCGGAGCCGGGGCCGCCGGTTCGGAGGTCATCTTGATGAACACGTCCTCGAGGCTCGAGTCCTTCGTTTCGAAATCCTGGATCGTGACGCCCGCGCGCGCGATGGCGTTCAACGCGTCGAGCTTCGCCTTGGGCTGCAGGCGCGCGTCCACGAGGTCGCCGCGGACCTCGACCGCGACGCCGGGGCCGAGCGCGCGCAGCGCGCCCGCGGCGCGCTCGCCCTCGCCGGGCGCGACGCGCACGAGGATGCGGCCGTCGAGCTTCAGGGTGTCCCGGAGGGCGCCCATCGTGTCCTCCGCGACGACGCGGCCCTTGTTGATGATGAGGACGCGGTTCGCGACCTCCTGCACCTCGCTCAGGATGTGGCTCGAGAAGAGGATGGTCGTGCCGCGCTGGTTCACCCAGCGCAGGATGTCGCGCACCTGGCGCGCGCCCGCGGGGTCGAGGCCGGAGGACGGCTCGTCGAGGACGAGGATCGAGGGCGACCCGAGGAGCGCCTGGGCGAGGCCGAGGCGCTGCGTCATGCCCTTCGAGTAGCCGCCGACGCGGCGGTCCGCGGCCTGCTCGAGGCCGACCTGCGCGAGGCGCTCGTCGACCTCGCTTCGCGAGACGCCCTTGAGCTCGCCGAAGAAGCGCAGCGTCTGGCGGCCGGTGAGCGTCTTGTAGAAATTGAGGGACTCCGGGAGGAAGCCGAGGCCTCGCCGCGCGGCGACGGGATCGGTCGCCACGTCGACGCCGCCGAGGAGCGCCTGGCCCGCGGTCGGCTGCGCGAGGCCCAGGACCATCTTCATGGTCGTGGTCTTGCCGGCGCCGTTCGGGCCGAGGAAGCCGTAGATCTCGCCCTTGCGGACCTTGAAGGAGACGGAGTCGACCGCGCGGACGTTCTTGTAGATCTTGCGCAGGCCCCGCGCCTCGATGGCGGCGTCGGTCACATGACGCGGAGCCGCGTCACGCCGGATAAGGATTCGGTGAAGGTGTTGCCCCCGCGACCGTCGGCCGCGGGGGAGAGGATGTCCGGTCGAGGGCGCGGGTTCCGGGGAGAGACCCGGGCACGTCCCGCGCCGCAGCTGATCCTTGGCTGGAAAGCATATAGAAAAACGGTCGTCACCCGAAGGAAGGAACGCTGTCCCCCGATCGGGCGACGGATGGGGTCGAAGGCCGCGCGCGCCGCGCGCGGCCCTCAGGGGCTCACGGGAGGACGTCGCCCACGCCGAAGTCCGGCACGACGATCGTCGCCTGCGGCGCCGGGGGCAGCACGAGGACCGCGCGGTCCGCGCGGGTCGTGTGCCCGGCGTGGTCTTCCGCGACGAACGTGAGCATGTGGAGGCCGGGAGCGACCCCGGTCGTGTCCCACGTCGCCCGGAAGTACGGGCCCGAGCCGGCAATCGTGAAGAGCGCCGCGCCCTCGGTGAGCTCGGCCTGGCCGAGATCGAGGTCGCCGACGAAGATCTTCACGTGCTTCATGCCGGAGCCGAGGTCGCGCGCGATGACCTCGATGTCGATGCGGTTGTTCATGAAGGGCCCGAGGTTCCTCGGCATCGACCAGCTCGCGTCGGGGGCGAAGAGGTCGACCAGGAACTGGACGGAGCGCGGCGCCTCGACGTTGCCGCGGGCGTCGACGGCCCAGTACTCGATGGTGTGGGGGCCGTTGCTCGACACCGACAGCGGGCCCGTGACCTCGACCGGCGCGCCGCCGTCCACGCGGGCGTAGCGCTTGACCGCGCCGCCGTGGGAGTCGGTCGCAGCGAGGGTCGCCGTGACCGTGCCGCTGTAGTTCGGCGCGTTGCCGGGCCCCGAGAGCGCGATCGTCGAGACCGGCGCCGTCGCGTCGACCTGGACGATGCCCTCCTTCGTCGCGACCGCGCCGTCGTTGTCGACGACCGCGAGGACGAATCCGTACACGCCGCCGGCCGCGAACGAGCGCTCGACGACGGCGCCCGCGAGGACGGGACCGTCGCTGAAGGTCCAGTTCGTCTGGACGATCGTGCCGTCGGGGTCGAAGGACGTGCTCGTGAACTTCGCGGTCTGACCGACGCCGACCACAGGCACGCCGTTGAAGCGCGCCGTCGGGATCGCATTGACGTCGAGCACCGTGATGCGGAAGTTTCCGACCGCGGCGAGGTCGCCGTCGGTGACGGTGACGACGAAGTCGTAGACGCCCGCCTGGTTGTTCGCCGGGACCCAGTTGAAGAATGCGGACTGGTTCCCGCCCTTCGCGAACGTCACGCCGGCCGGCTTCGGCGCGATCGTGTACGTGAGCGGATCGTTGTCGACGTCGCGACCGTTCACCCAGAAGGCGATCCACTGGCGCTCGTTGATCGTGCGGTCGGGGACGACCGGGAGCGTCGGCGCGTTGTTCACGATGGTGATCGTGCGCGTCGCGCTCACGGAGTAGCCCTCGCCGTCGACGATCGTGAGCGTCACGTCGACGTTGCCCGAGCGGGCGAACGTGCGCGAGACGGCCGCGCCCGCGGCCGTTGCGCCGTCGCTGAAGGCCCAGTCGCGGGACACGATCGGGCGTCCGCCGGAGGTGGACGCGTCCGTGAACATGACCGCCTGCCGGATCTTCGGCGTCGTGGGCGTCCACGCGAAGCTCGGGAGCGGCGGGCAGATGGCCGTCGTGCCGTCGCGTTCGTAGAAGCACGAGACGTCGATCACGTTGTTCGAGCCGCCGTCGACGGTCGTCGCCTCGATGCTCGGGCGCGAGTAGGCTCCCCAGTGGTTGTACCGGGCGTCGACATACTGGCCCGCCACGCCCGAAGCGACCTCGAGGGTCGTGCGGACGTTCTCGAACTCGGCGCCCCGGAGGATGAAGCCCGAGGGCTGCGTCGTCGAGGACGCGCTGAGCCGGACGCCGACGGGCGTCGCGGAGAAGGCGTCGTCCGTGGACGTCGTGTCCGTCGCGCCGTTCACCGAGAAGGCGATGCCGGCGCCGTCGATCGCGTTTCGCTCGAGCGCGGCGCCCGCGCCCTCGTACACGCTGATGCCGAGCGTCGCCCCGCCGGTGGGACCGTTGGGCGCGAGCGTCAGGGTGTTGTCGTGGACGAACGCGTCCGTGGTCCGGGCGAGGTAGACGCCGACGCTCGCGCGGTCGATGTCATTGTTCGCGACGACGGCGTCGGCGGAGTCGAAGAGCGCGACCGCGTGGCTGCCGGGGTAGTCGTTGCCCGTCACGACGTTGCCGAGGACCCGCGAGCTGTCCGAGAACGAGAGGCGGACGCCATGCGTGGCCGCGAGCGTCGACGGCGTGACCTGCAGGCGGTTGCCCTCGATCCTCGCGCGGTCGTATCCCGTCGTGGAAACGAGCGTGTTCGCCCCGCGGACGGTGAAGCCCTTGAGCGTGACGTCGTCGGCGGCGAGGGTGATCGCGGCGCCCGCCGCGCCGTTCCCGTCGAGGATGGTCGTCGCGACCGAGCCGCCGCAGGCGTCGGCGCCGACGGCGGCCGAGCAGACCGTGACGGCCTTGCCGATCGAGAGCGCGCCGGCGTACGTGCCGGGCTCGACGAGGATCGTCGCGCCGGGGCTCGCCGCGGCGATCGCCTCGGGAACGTTGCAGAATCCGCGGACCGCGTCGCCCGCGAGGCGGACCGGGGCCTCGCTGCCCGAGAGGCCGTTCCACCGCGCGAAGAGCACCGAGGAACCGGGCCCCTCGTTCACGATCTTCGCGGCGATGCCGGCGCAGGAGTAGACGCCCCAGTTGTTGAGGCGCGCGTCCACGACCGTGTTCTCGACCGCGTCGCGCACACGGACGCCGACGGTGGCGCCCGCGAGCGCGTTGTCGCGCAGGACGATGCCGTCCGAGCGCGCGGCGGCGTCGGTCGGGACCTGGGCCACGTCGACCCCCTGGCCGGTGACGCCCGCGAAGGTGTTGCCGCGGATCGTGTGGTCCGTGCCGTAGGCAAGAACGCCCGTATTGACCGCCTCGAGACGGTTGCTTTCGACGAGCCCGCCGGCAGAGTAGGGCCGGAAGTAGATGGCCGAGGCCCAGTGGGTGATCGTGTTGCCCGCGATGACCGCATCCCGCAGACGGCCACGAATACCGTTTTCAGGGACGGCCGAATGGGTCGCCGCGGGGTTTGGCTGGATGACGTTGTCGCGGATCACGAGGTCGGACCGCGTCGCCGTGGCGGGGGCGTCGATGCCGTAGACCGTGGTCCCGGTGGGCCCGGAGACGTGGATCGTGAAGCCCCGGATCGTCACGCCGTTCGCGTTCACCGTGATGCCGGTGCCGCTCGAGGAGACGATGCGCGTGCTCGCGGCGTCGCCGTTGCAGGAGACGCCAGCCGCGACCGTGGAGCAGAGCGTGACCGGCACGTTGATGGTCACGGCCTCGGCGTATTCGCCGGGTCGGACGACGAGGGTGTGGCCGGCCGAAGCGGCAGCGAGGGCCGCCCCGATGGTCCCGTAGCCGAGGCCGGTGTCGACGTTGACCACCGGGTCGGTGGACGCCGCGGCGCCCGGCAGGGCGAGGACGCCCAGAACGGGAGCCAGTAGGGCTCCGACCACAACGAGCGTGCGCCATCCTGATCCACGGTGAGAGGACACTGGGCCAACCTCCAAACGACGACCGGCCAAACCGCCCGCCTTACTTATTCTTTCTCGGAATATCGTATCGGACGGCGGCCCCGTGGACGCAAAAGGGCTCAGGGCGGGCGGAGCCTCCGGTGAGCCGCCGCGCGCGGGGCCGCGTCCCGGCCGGGCGATCGGCCTCGTCCGCCCCTGGCGGGCGGACCGGGCCTCACGGGAGGCTGCCGACGAGGCTCGACTCGCGCCCGAGGCGCTCGACGAGGGTCTCGCGCGATGGTTCGCGGCGGGAGGAATCGTCCGAGACGGGAACCGTCGGCACGAAGAGGACGAGGACCTCCTCGCGTTCGACGTGGCCTGCGCGGTCGTGGACCTCGACCCGCAGGACGTGCAGGCCGGGGCGCGCGTCCCGCGTGTCCCAGGTGGTCTCGTAGGTGGGACCCGGGCCCTCGACGGTCCCGATCCCGCTCGGCGCGAGGACGACGAGATCCGCGATCACGACGCCGTCCACCGAGAAGACCACACGGGAGACGCCCGAGGTGGCGTCGGTGGCCTGGACGGCGAGCGTCGGGTGGTCGCCGACGATGCCGAGCGGCTTCGGCGATTGCCATTCGGCCTCGGGGCGGGTCTTGTCGATCCACACCGTCAGCTCGCGCGCCGTCTCCGCGTTGCCGACCTCGTCGACGCTCCAGTATCGGACCACGTGGGCGCCTTCGTCCGAGAGGGTGATGGGGCCCGTGTACACCGTGGCCGGAGCCGAGTTCATGGAGATCATCGTCACGGAGCCGGGTCGGTTGTCTGCGACCGCGGCCGTGATCGTGGCGGGACCGCTGAAGTACGGAGCCTGGCCCGGTCCCGCGACGGCGAGCGTCGTGGTCGGGGCCGAGCCGTCGACGACGACGGCGCGCGTCCTCGACGCCTGGCCGCCCTCGTTGTCGACGACCGTGAGCGTCACGACGAACGTCCCCGGATTCTCGAACGCGTGCGTCACGTCGCGTCCTTCCGCGTGGCGGCCATCGCCGAAGTTCCAGCGGTGCTCGACGATGACGCCGTCCACGTCGGTCGATAAGCTGCGGAATGCCACGAGCGCGCCGAGGCGCGCGGCCGACGGCCCGTCGAGGGCGGCGATGGGCTTGCGGTTGACGTGCGTGTACTCGACCGGGATGTCGATCGTGGTCGAGAGCGAGCCGTCCGTGGCGCGGAAGGTCGCGACGTAGCTGCCCTCGCTGTAGTGGGCCGGCTGCAGCGTCAGCTTGCGCTGCGCCGCGTTGAACGTCGCGCGGGGCGGGAGCGCAAGCGCCGCAAGGGTGACGGTGTCGCCGTCGGGGTCGCTCACGCCGATGGTCACGGCGGCCACGCTCATCTCCGGGACCACGATCGGGCCGATGGGAGCGAAGACAGGGGCCTGGTTCGTGTTCGCGACGGTGATCCGCACGGTCTCCTCGTCCTTGAGCGCGCCGTCGGTCGCCTGGAACACGATGTCGTACGGACCCGCCTGGTCGAGCGCCGGGGTCCACAGGAAAACGCCGGTGCCGTCGAGGTTGTCGACGAACGTCGCGCCCCGCGGAAGCACGAAGGCCGAGAGGGCGAGCGCGTCCCCGTCGGGATCGGAAGCCGAGACGTCGATGCGCAGCGCTTCCGATTCGCGCGCGGCCCGTGCCCCGATGGCGGCGAGCAGGGGGGGCCGGCTCGTTTCGCGGACGACGAATTGGACGTCCTCGTGGTCCGTATCCAGGCCGTCGTCGGCGATGAAACGGACCGTGTAGAAGCCCGCCTGCTCGTGATCGGGCGTCCACGTGAACGCCCCGGTCGCGACGTCGAAGGCGGCGCCGCGCGGCAGGTCTTCGGCCCGGAGCGCGACGTCGTCGCCGTCGGGGTCGGAGGCGCTCACCGTGAAAGCGATGACCTCGCCCTCCGCATGGTCCTGCGTCCCGATCGGATCGAGGACGGGCGGGGCGTTCGGAGGCACCGAGAACGTCGAGGACGAGGAGGCGACGGCCGCCCCGTCGAGGAGGAGCCGGGCCTCGATCGTGTAGAGGCCGGGGGCCGGGAATCCTTCGGGATTCCAGAGCAGGGTCCAGGCGCCGCTCTCGCCGCTCGCGGGCGTCGCGCGCGTGGTCCACCCGACGACCTCGTCGAGCGTCGGGTCGAGGAGACGCGCCTGCACGACCCATCCGCCCGCGACGAGGACGTCGGCCTGCTTCGAGTTCGAGAGGCCGTTCGCATCCGTCACCGTGAGCGTCACGGTGTAGGTGCCCGGCGCGGCGTAGACGTGCGTCGGATGCTGCGCGTTCGACGTGTCGCCGTCGCCCAAGCTCCAGGACCAGGACACGATCGGGCTCGAGCCCGCGGTCGAGCGGTCCTCGAACGTCGCGTCGAGCATCGCGCCCACGGTGTGCGCGAAGCCCGCGACGGGGCCCACGACGGGCTCCTCGAGGACCTCGACCGTCACCGAAGCGGCGGGTTCAGCGGGCACGCCGTTCACGACGGCGCGCGCGTAGAGCGTGTGCGTGCCGGCGGAGACGCCCGCGAGCGGCCACGAGGCCGTCCACGATCGCGTCCCCGTCGTCGGGATGAGGCTCTCGGGCGCGAAGAGGGGATCGTCGACCGACACCTCGACTGCGTGCGTCGCGGCCAAGGCGAGGGGCAGCCTGAGGCGGGAGACGCCGGGCTCGTCGATGCTCATGAACACCGGTCCGGTGGACTGGTGCACGACGAACACGAGGGTGACGTCGGCGCCCGCCGGGATGTGCGTCTTCGAGACGGGGAACTGGAACTTGATCTCCGTCATGGGGCCGAGAACGATGCGGTTCGTCGTGCGGTGGCTGCCGAGGAGATGCCCCGCGGCCTCGAGACGGACCTCGAAGTCGTTCACGATGCTCGGAACCGGGCTCGGGTTGCCCGTGATGCCGCGGTAGCCCGACAGGAAGACGCTCGCCTCGAAGTTGCGCGAAGCGTCGAGCGCGATGTCCGTCGCGGGCGCCGGCGTCATCTTGAACGCGAGCGCGGTGTCGACGACCGCTTCCGAGTAGAGCCAGGCCACCGGGTGCACGAGGCTGCCGCAGTTGTTGCCGCCCTCGTTCGGACGGTCGACCTCGTCCATGTAGAGGACTTCGCCCGAGCCGCACGCGGTGCGGTGCAGGTAGAGCGTGTGCGTGTCAGTGCCGGGCGTGCCCGCGAGCGGGAACGATCCCGCGCCGCTCACCGTGACGTGCGTCGCGGTGGCGGGATCGAAGGTCGCGCCCGGACCCGGAGCGAGGATGCTCACGCCCGCCGTCGCGGGGTCTGGATACGCCGGAAGACGGATCGCCGCGTCCTCGGTCACGAGCGCGAGGCGGCCGAGATACGGCTCGGCCATGTCCAGGCCGCGCTCGAAGTCCGTGCCCCAGAGGATGCCCAGGCCGAGCGGGTTCGCGGCGTGGCCGCGCACCGTGTGCGTGATCGTGCCTGCGGCGCCGTCGCCGAGGAGCATCATGTCCGCGCGCGGCGCGCCCGTCCCGATCGCCGACCCGGAATCGCCGCCCGCCACGAGGGCGACGCCGAAGACGCCGAGGGCCTTCGTCGTGTCGATGTTCACGCCGACGCGCCCCTGGTGGGGGAACGTCGCGCCGTAGCCCGCTCCGTGCCCGTAGTGCACGAGCGCTTCGCCGGCGGTCGGGCGGTCGAAGCCCGTGGGACCGCCCCAGAACCACATCTGCGGCCGCAGGTAGCGGTAGAGCGAAGCCGGGATCTCGATGAACCCGATGTCGTTGTTCGTGCCTTGCGCGGAGGTGCCTTCCCACTGCTGCGCGAAAGCCACCGGGTGGTAGCTGCCCGAGGGCGAGAGGCGCACGTAGGTTCCGAGGCCGACGCCGCGGCCGGCCTGGTTGTTGACGCAGCGCGCGATGCAGACGTCGACCCACGCCGCGCGCGAACCGGGCGCGACGACGGAGGACGACACGCCGTTCTTCAGGAGGCAGTGTCCGGCGGTCATGAGATAGTACTTCTTCGTGACCGGGTGCTCCATGAGGAAGCTCGCCGTGCAGATGCCGGTGAGGCCGCCGCCCGCGTCGAACTGGAACGCGCCGCCCGGACCGACGCCCTGCTGCACCCCGGGCCGCCAGGGTCCCTGCTGGGCGAACGTGGCCTCGAACGCCTCGAGGCTGATGACGTCGGCGGCGGGCTTGTCGGTGTAGGTGACGAGCGGCTCGAGCACCGCGTGCTCGACGTAGCGGACGGGCACGCCGGTCGCCGCGAAGTCCGGGAAGTTCGCGCCGCGCGCGCCCGCGAGATACACGTCGATGGCGCCCGCCGTCGTCGGCACCGCCCCGAGGAAGCCCTCGCGCGTTGCCATGTCGCGGACGAACGCCTGGAAGGAGGCCGCGTCGAGCTGGCCCTTCACGAAGGGATGCGAAAGCCACTCGAGAAGCGTCGGGTCGAGGCGGTCGACGCCCGCGACGCCCGCGGCCTGGCCCGCGGGGAGACCGCCGGCCTGGTACGAACCCTGGATGTTCACGGGCGGACGCGTCGCGAAGCCGTCCGCGGGCGACGTGATCGCGACCGCCGGGGTCGGACCCGTGTTGTCCACCTCGAAGACGACCTGCCGGGTCGCGCTCGCGCCCGCGCCGTCCTCGTAGGTGGCGACGAGCGTGTGCGTCCCGTCCGCGAGGCTCCGCGTGTCGAGGAGAGAGCTCCATGGAGCGGAGCCGCCGTGGGTCACGATGTACACGACGTCGTGCACGACGCCGTCGATCGCGAGGGTGACCTTCTCGGGGGAATTTTCCGTGCGCGCCGAAAGGGTGGCGCTCGCGGGTCCGGCATTGTCGCCGGTGTCGACGGCCCGGACGACGTAATGGTAGGTCGTGCCGGGGACGAGCTCCGCGTCGGCGATCGCAAGCGACGCGGTGGATCCGATGAAGACGCCCGTCGCGGGCGTGACGGACGCGTTGCCGCGGAAGACCTCGTACTGCTTCACCCCGAAGTCGTCGGTGGCCGCGTCCCAGGCGAGCGCGATGCTCGTCGGCGTCGTGGCGGTCGCGCGGAGATTCGTCGGCGCCGAGGGCGGGTTGCCGCCCGAGCGCTCGAGCGGCGTCGCCTGGGCCGCGTTCGACTTCGGCCCCTGGCCCGCGCTGTTGACCGCCGCGACCTCGTAGGTGTAGGTCCTGAAAGGCACGAGGGTGGGGTCGCTGTCGAGATACTGCGTCGAAGCGCCCGCCACCGTCTGGATGAGCGCGCCGTCGCGGAACACGCGGTAGTTGATCGCGCCGTTGCCGTTCGAGGCGGGAGGCGACCAGCCGAGGGCGACGGCCCCCTTGCCGGCGAGCGTCTGGAGGTTCTGCGGCGCGGTCGGGAGCGTGATCGGGAGCGTCAGGTTGAGCCAGATGGTCTCGCCGTAGGGATCGAGGTTCTGCGCCGTCGGTCGGCGCAGGTATACGAACGCCCAGTTCGAGTTCGCCGGA is a genomic window of Candidatus Thermoplasmatota archaeon containing:
- a CDS encoding ABC transporter permease subunit; its protein translation is MTSHPILAVAKKEYVENFRNAYVAILSVIFLILIVITAYYSRAITSGESGAASLPATVTTMQTFTGFMIPILALVAAYATFAGEQESGSLALLFAQPLTRLDVLLGKFLGLSAVLATTLLVGFGFGGLWVGSQSATTNWGDYAVYLALQILWASAWVAVTILFSSALKRRSTAIGGAIATWFLFSVLWPILFFVLLLATGNPERLFRGDLPDWAAAFALLNPNEVFVLLQAHVLPDYAGLIQRALVRTDLVAGDVESQKLVLGAAAVAWIVGPLAAAWAIVERKDL
- a CDS encoding ABC transporter ATP-binding protein; translation: MTDAAIEARGLRKIYKNVRAVDSVSFKVRKGEIYGFLGPNGAGKTTTMKMVLGLAQPTAGQALLGGVDVATDPVAARRGLGFLPESLNFYKTLTGRQTLRFFGELKGVSRSEVDERLAQVGLEQAADRRVGGYSKGMTQRLGLAQALLGSPSILVLDEPSSGLDPAGARQVRDILRWVNQRGTTILFSSHILSEVQEVANRVLIINKGRVVAEDTMGALRDTLKLDGRILVRVAPGEGERAAGALRALGPGVAVEVRGDLVDARLQPKAKLDALNAIARAGVTIQDFETKDSSLEDVFIKMTSEPAAPAPREGIA
- a CDS encoding PKD domain-containing protein, translated to MSSHRGSGWRTLVVVGALLAPVLGVLALPGAAASTDPVVNVDTGLGYGTIGAALAAASAGHTLVVRPGEYAEAVTINVPVTLCSTVAAGVSCNGDAASTRIVSSSGTGITVNANGVTIRGFTIHVSGPTGTTVYGIDAPATATRSDLVIRDNVIQPNPAATHSAVPENGIRGRLRDAVIAGNTITHWASAIYFRPYSAGGLVESNRLEAVNTGVLAYGTDHTIRGNTFAGVTGQGVDVAQVPTDAAARSDGIVLRDNALAGATVGVRVRDAVENTVVDARLNNWGVYSCAGIAAKIVNEGPGSSVLFARWNGLSGSEAPVRLAGDAVRGFCNVPEAIAAASPGATILVEPGTYAGALSIGKAVTVCSAAVGADACGGSVATTILDGNGAAGAAITLAADDVTLKGFTVRGANTLVSTTGYDRARIEGNRLQVTPSTLAATHGVRLSFSDSSRVLGNVVTGNDYPGSHAVALFDSADAVVANNDIDRASVGVYLARTTDAFVHDNTLTLAPNGPTGGATLGISVYEGAGAALERNAIDGAGIAFSVNGATDTTSTDDAFSATPVGVRLSASSTTQPSGFILRGAEFENVRTTLEVASGVAGQYVDARYNHWGAYSRPSIEATTVDGGSNNVIDVSCFYERDGTTAICPPLPSFAWTPTTPKIRQAVMFTDASTSGGRPIVSRDWAFSDGATAAGAAVSRTFARSGNVDVTLTIVDGEGYSVSATRTITIVNNAPTLPVVPDRTINERQWIAFWVNGRDVDNDPLTYTIAPKPAGVTFAKGGNQSAFFNWVPANNQAGVYDFVVTVTDGDLAAVGNFRITVLDVNAIPTARFNGVPVVGVGQTAKFTSTSFDPDGTIVQTNWTFSDGPVLAGAVVERSFAAGGVYGFVLAVVDNDGAVATKEGIVQVDATAPVSTIALSGPGNAPNYSGTVTATLAATDSHGGAVKRYARVDGGAPVEVTGPLSVSSNGPHTIEYWAVDARGNVEAPRSVQFLVDLFAPDASWSMPRNLGPFMNNRIDIEVIARDLGSGMKHVKIFVGDLDLGQAELTEGAALFTIAGSGPYFRATWDTTGVAPGLHMLTFVAEDHAGHTTRADRAVLVLPPAPQATIVVPDFGVGDVLP
- a CDS encoding PKD domain-containing protein, which produces MTVARSTWVSGKALGILVAWTLVVPALLVPFALVAGAPAARAHGNEADHGHASTVAASSFWNVVDGFTTKTGYRLVFVWDTDAPIAGIVEWGYAPTSLTNVVRPLGNVVDSAQMAVFDVKRTDVVPGKAVYFRVRDVQSGQVSPVQSFPMGNAWKSDFSDGVYEINALVQIDTQSLPDNVPGDQSLVDLAKGIDVMAERVWDMTDGYVRLGKVLITDTLLNYPVNQNSGPGICANSQNVEGHNVQHTIADFIIETAPPFDSHTWGGNPPVIDDECTGFYVGRAGWLRMGDNFWKGDLDVAATFVHELGHYAFGLDDLYDTDLLTDDGCWVGVDAPPNNANGNWDISVMYNAIYFYGTETNGRWKGTELDRANTPCDRLGGRVSWTRLRDHYTGIPALGRNGDGYPDHSDSDYRKPRGNPDGDRLDIKILDHEAGGSKVNHWLKATGEEPPGVPDITITDPTNGATIAPTVYAFKGNVHRFGSAGNAAPTASLSADVESGEAPLAVNFALAAADADGFIASWSLDFGDGTAPSGGAGGPPSSAAHTYAANGRYTARLVVEDDQGASAEAIDVINVGVGGEVRIGTDVLGDTLTATCQTGSGSATIACERSWVNAARDGFDLAAAWVEDVGNDIRFTIQVKDGSKFFVDPAGDPASGPSRIVGYNLVATFETSPVTSYTVEIVRDRGQQGLSGILGKNLGGLIALSDLDDIPSYDAATGKFSVHVPKDEFPEFIALSQLQALNAQANFVQQGASVSLIVSMDAELSNVENDSYTIVTAAVGPGDLVWRPAARAAPAAAPANPDITDPAGDVTTAGLPIPQMDIRAAWWDNDADHVYVGLNVEDIPADLRSASQVAYTAYMTPSWSTSWGTPGTFIRLRLLAVWSAIDAATVPPRSALVDGKVEFILQAMYQGTTGPTSFTLAELPGSSIDPDTNIVWWVVPRATLLQAPADGARFDNLEVNAVPAVRGVSTLGTAYGDSALGANPYTIQGSGSPVLAEANGPYSGVAGAPIAISGSGSGGAAPLACQWAGPADAVFASAASCATTVTFATAGQRTITLTVRDQNNQQATDTATVVASAATGEHVRILLDGNPTPVATVPVATTAQAPQAPWSIDVDLRALPGAHTARVEWRDADGALLDHASVSFQVTQGGAPFVSIATPEAGSVQSGVIQLAGEAGRGVSDETQASAIALGAMPASSKSIQDTIAVFCAGCEGVRQGQNQIVPANLGTSTAWQGGAGSPGDGLDGVWLNIAGYAGASYTLQGRWKEPADIWFFEDDLDSQSDATGSNVAATYPKNGAVPANSNWAFVYLRRPTAQNLDPYGETIWLNLTLPITLPTAPQNLQTLAGKGAVALGWSPPASNGNGAINYRVFRDGALIQTVAGASTQYLDSDPTLVPFRTYTYEVAAVNSAGQGPKSNAAQATPLERSGGNPPSAPTNLRATATTPTSIALAWDAATDDFGVKQYEVFRGNASVTPATGVFIGSTASLAIADAELVPGTTYHYVVRAVDTGDNAGPASATLSARTENSPEKVTLAIDGVVHDVVYIVTHGGSAPWSSLLDTRSLADGTHTLVATYEDGAGASATRQVVFEVDNTGPTPAVAITSPADGFATRPPVNIQGSYQAGGLPAGQAAGVAGVDRLDPTLLEWLSHPFVKGQLDAASFQAFVRDMATREGFLGAVPTTAGAIDVYLAGARGANFPDFAATGVPVRYVEHAVLEPLVTYTDKPAADVISLEAFEATFAQQGPWRPGVQQGVGPGGAFQFDAGGGLTGICTASFLMEHPVTKKYYLMTAGHCLLKNGVSSSVVAPGSRAAWVDVCIARCVNNQAGRGVGLGTYVRLSPSGSYHPVAFAQQWEGTSAQGTNNDIGFIEIPASLYRYLRPQMWFWGGPTGFDRPTAGEALVHYGHGAGYGATFPHQGRVGVNIDTTKALGVFGVALVAGGDSGSAIGTGAPRADMMLLGDGAAGTITHTVRGHAANPLGLGILWGTDFERGLDMAEPYLGRLALVTEDAAIRLPAYPDPATAGVSILAPGPGATFDPATATHVTVSGAGSFPLAGTPGTDTHTLYLHRTACGSGEVLYMDEVDRPNEGGNNCGSLVHPVAWLYSEAVVDTALAFKMTPAPATDIALDASRNFEASVFLSGYRGITGNPSPVPSIVNDFEVRLEAAGHLLGSHRTTNRIVLGPMTEIKFQFPVSKTHIPAGADVTLVFVVHQSTGPVFMSIDEPGVSRLRLPLALAATHAVEVSVDDPLFAPESLIPTTGTRSWTASWPLAGVSAGTHTLYARAVVNGVPAEPAASVTVEVLEEPVVGPVAGFAHTVGAMLDATFEDRSTAGSSPIVSWSWSLGDGDTSNAQHPTHVYAAPGTYTVTLTVTDANGLSNSKQADVLVAGGWVVQARLLDPTLDEVVGWTTRATPASGESGAWTLLWNPEGFPAPGLYTIEARLLLDGAAVASSSSTFSVPPNAPPVLDPIGTQDHAEGEVIAFTVSASDPDGDDVALRAEDLPRGAAFDVATGAFTWTPDHEQAGFYTVRFIADDGLDTDHEDVQFVVRETSRPPLLAAIGARAARESEALRIDVSASDPDGDALALSAFVLPRGATFVDNLDGTGVFLWTPALDQAGPYDIVFQATDGALKDEETVRITVANTNQAPVFAPIGPIVVPEMSVAAVTIGVSDPDGDTVTLAALALPPRATFNAAQRKLTLQPAHYSEGSYVATFRATDGSLSTTIDIPVEYTHVNRKPIAALDGPSAARLGALVAFRSLSTDVDGVIVEHRWNFGDGRHAEGRDVTHAFENPGTFVVTLTVVDNEGGQASRTRAVVVDGSAPTTTLAVAGPGQAPYFSGPATITAAVADNRPGSVTMISMNSAPATVYTGPITLSDEGAHVVRYWSVDEVGNAETARELTVWIDKTRPEAEWQSPKPLGIVGDHPTLAVQATDATSGVSRVVFSVDGVVIADLVVLAPSGIGTVEGPGPTYETTWDTRDARPGLHVLRVEVHDRAGHVEREEVLVLFVPTVPVSDDSSRREPSRETLVERLGRESSLVGSLP